From Ptychodera flava strain L36383 chromosome 2, AS_Pfla_20210202, whole genome shotgun sequence, the proteins below share one genomic window:
- the LOC139146864 gene encoding uncharacterized protein, translated as MNMNWLMMALGVMFYCRPSLAVSDNLALDQPVSGINLVGGGEDTYQFLVDGNKDTCADSGRFAVGPGFRIDLGDEYLIEGVQMTFASTCDSISKYGCYFFNTVVEVSESDNYDESKECVFLESTGGKENGELSLECSDGPITGRYVTLRKKTEGLRTIYLCELQVYGQSLNPEEVTEVKANVEQTTLAECELTKTLVNVAPGKKAVQSSTAGSDTADKAIDGNKDSDLQIGKSCIRTKKEFQPWWKVDLGSAYDVYQIIITNRQDCCHFRIKNAQIRVGKSPDFEENAIFGQVDSDAGAAVETIVITRGCYIPMTGRYVSIQLVDVKQVLNICEVEILVA; from the exons ATGAATATGAATTGGTTGATGATGGCGTTGGGCGTTATGTTTTATTGTCGGCCCTCTTTGGCAG TTTCAGACAACTTGGCTTTGGATCAGCCAGTCTCTGGCATTAACCTGGTTGGCGGTGGTGAAGATACTTATCAGTTCCTGGTAGACGGCAATAAAGATACTTGTGCGGATTCTGGTAGATTTGCGGTCGGTCCGGGTTTCCGAATTGACTTGGGAGATGAATACCTAATCGAAGGAGTCCAAATGACATTTGCGTCAACGTGTGATTCAATTTCAAAGTATGGAT GTTACTTTTTTAATACCGTGGTCGAGGTTAGTGAAAGCGATAATTATGACGAATCCAAAGAATGTGTTTTCCTGGAAAGTACCGGGGGGAAAGAGAATGGAGAATTGTCCCTGGAGTGTTCCGATGGTCCAATCACAGGCAGATACGTCACACTGAGGAAGAAAACAGAGGGCCTCCGAACGATTTATTTGTGTGAATTACAAGTTTATGGTCAATCCCTCAACCCAG AGGAAGTAACCGAAGTAAAAGCAAATGTTGAACAGACAACCTTAGCAG AATGCGAGTTAACCAAGACTTTGGTTAACGTGGCTCCGGGTAAGAAAGCAGTTCAGAGCTCCACTGCCGGAAGCGATACAGCTGACAAAGCCATTGATGGCAATAAGGATAGTGACTTGCAGATAGGAAAATCTTGTATTCGAACAAAGAAAGAATTCCAGCCATGGTGGAAGGTTGATTTAGGATCTGCGTATGACGTATACCAGATTATCATAACCAACAGACAGGATTGTTGTC ATTTTCGCATCAAGAACGCTCAAATACGCGTTGGTAAGAGTCCAGACTTTGAGGAAAATGCAATATTTGGTCAAGTAGACTCGGATGCTGGCGCCGCAGTGGAAACCATCGTTATCACGCGTGGCTGTTACATTCCAATGACCGGAAGATACGTCAGCATTCAGCTGGTTGACGTAAAACAAGTTCTTAATATTTGTGAAGTGGAAATATTGGTCGCTTGA
- the LOC139146848 gene encoding uncharacterized protein: MQVLGKSMKPEITTQEPDEGPLKLLSLLSTDDNVALNKQVSGINLLGDGKDTYQLLVDGNTQTCADSGSLVVGPAFTVDLGGEYLIEAVKLTYAPTCDTSLTGYGCYFHTTMIEISGDGESPEVKVCGHLEDEKGVEAKGEANVECESGPMVGRYVTIRKETTSLRSIYLCELKVIGKSQKPEVNSVNLQSVENEDCKLPKHLVNVALNKKAMQSSTSGNALDGTADKAIDGNKDSDLKEGQSCTLTKKEFGPWWKVDLGRAYDIYQIVITNRQDCCPFRIKSAEVRVGDSPNLEDNPVCGLVPSDSSATEETIAITCRCNTSMTGRYVSIQLADKTQVLHLCEVEVLVEK, translated from the exons ATGCAAGTCCTTGGGAAATCAATGAAGCCAG AAATAACAACACAGGAACCTGATGAAGGACCGTTAAAGCTGCTTAGTTTATTATCAACTGATG ACAACGTTGCTTTGAATAAACAAGTCAGTGGTATAAATCTACTTGGAGATGGTAAAGACACGTATCAGTTACTGGTGGATGGTAATACACAAACCTGTGCAGATTCTGGTAGTTTGGTTGTTGGTCCAGCATTCACGGTTGACTTGGGAGGCGAGTACCTCATCGAAGCCGTCAAACTCACATACGCACCAACATGTGATACATCTCTGACAGGGTATGGAT GTTACTTTCACACAACTATGATCGAAATCAGCGGAGATGGTGAGTCCCCCGAAGTCAAAGTTTGTGGACATCTTGAAGATGAAAAAGGAGTAGAAGCTAAGGGAGAGGCCAATGTAGAATGTGAGTCTGGTCCAATGGTCGGTAGATATGTTACAATCAGGAAAGAAACAACGTCTCTGCGTTCAATTTATCTGTGCGAATTGAAAGTCATCGGCAAGTCCCAGAAACCGG AAGTCAATTCGGTTAATCTTCAATCAGTGGAAAATGAAG ATTGCAAGTTACCAAAGCATTTAGTCAATGTTGCCCTAAACAAAAAGGCAatgcagagctcgacaagtgGCAATGCCTTGGACGGTACAGCTGATAAGGCCATTGATGGAAATAAAGATAGCGACTTAAAAGAAGGACAATCATGCACTTTAACAAAGAAAGAATTTGGGCCATGGTGGAAAGTTGATTTAGGAAGAGCTTACGATATATATCAGATTGTCATAACAAACAGGCAGGATTGTTGTC CTTTTCGTATCAAGAGCGCTGAGGTACGCGTTGGTGACAGTCCAAACTTGGAGGACAATCCAGTGTGTGGACTGGTACCTTCTGATTCGTCGGCTACTGAAGAAACCATCGCCATCACGTGTCGGTGTAACACTTCCATGACCGGAAGATACGTCAGTATTCAACTAGCTGACAAGACACAAGTTCTTCATTTATGTGAAGTGGAagtacttgttgaaaaataa